Part of the Engystomops pustulosus chromosome 4, aEngPut4.maternal, whole genome shotgun sequence genome is shown below.
AGGAGCAAGCAATCCAAACAGCCATTGCCTAgtttaacttttgtttgtgggggcATAACCTTGCACCATTGTACTCAGTAACTCATCGTTTTACAGTATAGagcaataaacatgtacttacctccttggTCCCTCTTGGTGTCTCGTACCACGGTCTCTCAGTGCCGTGTTTGTGCTGGGCATGGCCAGTCTTTACCATATCCCCTATAAGCCAACAGGGCACAGagagaccgcggcgcgggacaccaGGAGGAACTGCGGAGGTAAATACGTGtttatttttattgcagatttttttatatctctcagacaacccctttaaggcagtaaAAGTACATGGGTAAcacatgtaaaagagtggccagcccctttaatggAGTGAGCATACTGGGTGTCCAATCTGTTTAAGCTTCGTCATTTAGAGAAAAGAGTCAGACATTTGTGAGGGACAACAAAAAAACTATCTGAAGCCACATGGTGTTTGGATAAGATGTGTGTCCATTTTTCAGATTCTGTTTACCTAAAAAACACCTGTAAATGGAATGAAAATTGCTTATTTCCCCTTAGGAACATTAAGGACACATGTCGGGAGGGAGGGGGTTATTATTTCCCTGACATTGTACAGTGACCACTGTCAACCCCAGATGAGTAGGGAAATCTCATGTCTGATCACAGCAGTCCTCGCTGGACGGCTGCCGAGGTAAACAAACAATGCACCCTAGCAACATCAATGCAGCCCTAGTAACAGAGCGCTGCCCATTGTCACTGCACGCGGCAGGGTGCAGTGAGCGGGCCTTGATGTAGGGGGCGCTCCGCTCCGCGCTGCCCAGAGCTCAGGAGCCTATCTCTGAGTGAGCCGCTACTGCTGTCTACACGTTTCTCGAGCCCGCCCTCTCCCACAATGTGAGCAGCACTTGTCGCAGGCATCTGGTAAAATAAACGCCCTCCCGCACGGCTTTCTCCTTGTTCATAGTCTGTGAACAGTGTGTCACATCGCTGCTTAGCAACACCACAGCCGCTTGCGAGCGGTTGGTCACCGGGAGCCGCGTCTCCACCTCCACATCCAAACTGCCTGAGCGCCGCCCGCCTCCGAGCCAGCCAGCCAGTGCACGTCCTGCACAGTGATGCGTGTGTCTGCAACACGGCCTGTCCGGGCGGGCTAACGGTGTCTCCACTGTGTGGGCGTGGCCGCATTGCTGTGGGCGGCGCCTGTGTTCCCGGCTGCTCTCCTCCCACCCTGACTCCCCGGGGAGTTCGCCTGGGAACGGAGGAGACATCGGGGCTGCCCGTGCTGTGCCAGCCAGTGACGAGCTCGGGGATGCCGGGGCGCTGCCGCGCTGATCGCACAAGAAGCTGGGGAGCGGAGGTCGTGGACACAGTGGGGGATCAACAGTCCGGAGTTCAGGTCCTTGCCCCCCACTGGCCTCTCCCTTCTCAGCCGCCATGTTAACGAGAAAACCCTGTGCGGCTGCAGCGGCGCATCCGAGCGGTAAGACGTGCGCCTGTCCGGGGCAGCGGGGACAATGGTCCTGGCAGTCACGTTGTCCATTTCCTGTGCTGCTGCCAGACGTGTTCGTGCAGGCCCCGGGAAGGGCAGGAGAGGGTTGAGCCCCATCCCCCAGCTTTGTCTTGTCTCTGGTCGTGTACCTGGAGACAACATGAGTGTAGTGGGCTGCTGCCGGGCGTCTGACGTGTGCTGTCATGGATAGATGTGCCCTGATCTCTAATGTATTGTTGTTATCCTCCTGATAGATGTCCTGTAGTGTATAAAACGGGCACGGTGGCTATCCTGCGCTGTCACGGTGGCCGGCGGCTCTCCTGGGCTGCCACGGTGGCCGGCGGCTCTCCTGGGCTGCCACGGTGGCCGGCGGCTCTCCTGGGCTGCCACGGTGGCCGGCGGCTCTCCTGGGCTGCCACGGTGGCCGGCGGCTCTCCTGGGCTGCCACGGTGGCCGGCGGCTCTCCTGGGCTGTCACGGTGGCCGGCGGCTCTCCTGGGCTGTCACGGTGGCCGGCGGCTCTCCTGGGCTGTCACGGTGGCCGGCGGCTCTCCTGGGCTGTCACGGTGGCCGGCGGCTCTCCTGGGCTGTCACGGTGGCCGGCGGCTCTCCTGGGCTGTCACGGTGGCCGGCGGCTCTCCTGGGCTGTCACGGTGGCCGGCGGCTCTCCTGGGCTGTCACGGTGGCCGGCGGCTCTCCTGGGCTGTCACGGTGGCCGGCGGCTCTCCTGGGCTGTCACGGTGGCCGGCGGCTCTCCTGGGCTGTCACGGTGGCCGGCGGCTCTCCTGGGCTGTCACGGTGGCCGGCGGCTCTCCTGGGCTGTCACGGTGGCCGGCGGCTCTCCTGGGCTGTCACGGTGGCCGGCGGCTCTCCTGGGCTGTCACGGTGGCCGGCGGCTCTCCTGGGCTGTCACGGTGGCCGGCGGCTCTCCTGGGCTGTCACGGTGGCCGGCGGCTCTCCTGGGCTGTCACGGTGGCCGGCGGCTCTCCTGGGCTGTCACGGTGGCCGGCGGCTCTCCTGGGCTGTCACGGTGGCCGGCGGCTCTCCTGGGCTGCCACGGTGGCCGGCGGCTCTCCTGGGCTGCCACGGTGGCCGGCGGCTCTCCTGGGCTGCCACGGTGGCCGGCGGCTCTCCTGGGCTGCCACGGTGGCCGGCGGCTCTCCTGGGCTGCCACGGTGGCCGGCGGCTCTCCTGGGCTGCCACGGTGGCCGGCGGCTCTCCTGGGCTCTCCTATTCTCTATAGAGACCGAGTacccgaactacaaccaaaacccacttatttttttttgccaacatggcaatttatgcagtatcttattgctccctgttcatttACACCTTTCAAACGTATgaggcccctgaggacaccaatacagttcaaaggaggagggcaaatgcTGGTGGGGcaagcaggaggacctccagagacctccctgttcacaccttctcactcttcctgcagtcccaaacagccaagattgtgtcactttaaaatagcgccgagtcagcatcttttaagttgcctaaaactgcaggaagattttttgACTTTGGTCTGGTGAATTCTGGTCTTTGGAACTGGTGACTTTGTGCTGGGACAACAGTCTCTGAgtgacacctctggcacccatgtgaTGGGTTCCCGACCATTGCTGTAGGGCATAGTAGCAGGTCTGTGGCTGTACCACGTAGGGCAAACAAAcaggcatattttttttttttttaccatagaaTCCCGTAGAAGGCCTATGGCTATATCATGTAAGGCACACTAGTGGGCCTATTGCTTTACTATGTAGGATCCACAAGGAAGCCTATGGCTATACCATGAAAGATATTCATGGCCTATAGCCTATGAGAGAGAGAGGCTTATTACGTTATCCGATATAGTACGTTAACATGTCTATAGCTCTACCATGTaggctgcagtctcaggcatgtggtttatttttctgtaaaatcaTCTAGGATCTCTCTTTTTGGATAGCATATTTCATTGTATTTGATCTGTAtgtctttttttctgtgtatagGGTAATCGCTAGATGTTTCAGTTTCTTTGTTGTATTTCACTTTTTGCCTTGTGGAAAATTGAAATATTGTCTTGATCATGGTTCTTACTACTTGTATTATAGGCAGAGGAAGTGAAGGTACTAGTCAGCTACAGCCATCTCCAGCCTTACCCCGTTCTGCAGCTGGTACAGGGCCACCATCACCGGTCTCTTTGCCACCCTTAAGAACCAGCAACGCCACACACACGGTAAGAGCGATAGCCATCCGGCATCATAAATTGCCCTATTTCTCCTGCCTATTTTCTGTCACATATTTGTCTGTTAGCGGTCTCCTTTCCTTCTATAAATACCAGGGTCTTGGCTGAATTTAGAAGTAAATGTGCAAGGTACAGTCAGGGTGACAGCCAAGCAGCATATTAGGCTCTGTTTCATGTCTGCGGGGGGAGGCGACAAGGCTGATCTATAGCAGTATGACTTCTAGTCCTAAGGGGAATGAATCCATGCATGGTTTAGTGTTCTGATTTCTGTCTTAGCTTTTGTATTTGTTCTGTTTGTAAATATTGCATTTCTGATATTCAAGTATGTCAATACATTGCCTTTGTGATCCTTTGTTTCCTAGttgatctttaaaggggttatccgggtttaaaaaattttttatggccgggctggggagggatagttaaacataataaacatggacttacctcctctggtgccGCTGATGTCCtgtgccgcggtcacttcgatccgtgcccctgtaaacaaacaggggcacggaagccacgcacagggagcttccggtccgcgttgtggacgtctcctcccatccgtccctatctctcagcgttgtaagcgctgggagatggtgcgcatgggagcatccggccggccggaagctccctgtgcgcccttgtactgaaaccggcgcaccgaGAAGACGGgtcgcggcgcgggacatcggcagcaccggaggaggtaagtacatgtttattatgtttaaatagccctccccagcccggccataaaaaaaaatttaaacccggataacccctttaaagctggcATAGCAGcatattaataatctttatatagtgtcatcatattctttagtgctttacaaatcatattattatatatatatttctataaataAATCCACTGTAGTTTTCCCCCAGTCTTCTTCAGCTTTTCTTAAGTGTGCAAACATCACCTTGTCTGAACCTTTGCTAGCAGAACAAATGGCATCTAATGTTCTTCTTCAGAGCCAAGAATGCAttgtattatttatgagatgatGGAGAGTTGTTGGTCAATGATCTGTGCCGGGTCAAATACGGTCATATCATGTGGCGCCAGTTTTACACAAACAGCTCAATTCTACATTTTAGTGTATAGCAGCTGTTGAATGCTCTCCATGTTGTCAGGACAGGTGGCTGACAGCTGCTCAATATTTAGAcatttcaggaataaaatgtcacTACCGCATTCTGCTGCTGTTTGGTGGTGATCTTCTGGAACAGTCCatggtatattttatttatttgagtTGTCATCCAGTGACTCTTTCCCTTAATTGTTTTGTGCGTTCCCATCTGTTTACTTCCTTGTTCTTCTGATGCTATTTTGTTACATACCTACCCTAGCCTAAAGTCATCCATTAATTGTTGCTTTTAAGATGGCCATAGTGTGCTAGTTGGGCTTGTATTGTTAACGCTCCAATCATTTGCTTTCATTGTattccccccccctgccccccttCCACAGGAGAAGGGATTACAATGTGATTGGTGAAACCTCCATTGATCACGAGAACTGgtgttctcactaattgaatgaaTATTCCATTCCGTACTATGGGAGTGCTGGGGATTGCTCAGTTATTTACcgcactcccattcactgtctataagATTGCTGGATGTAGTCTTAGCTATTTCCAATGCTCCTATAGCATGCTTGACTTGCCACTTTATCACTTTATTCAGTTTGTGAAGACGTAAACGACTTCCTTGTGGTCAGTGGGAGTCCCAGCATGTAGACTTCCATCGATCACTCGGTACAACCTTTTTCAGTCTAATTGTAAACTTGCTTATATTACACACAAGGCTCTCATGAATTTCCATGAAATTCTGTATTCACATGTTTACAATCTTTATATCCCGAGGTTGGAAAGCCTACGGTCACAGTCGTTGCATAGAATTGTTAGAACCTGAATGGGCTGTTGTTAAGATAGGATGCTTCATTTTGATTATATTTCTGAAGTCCTTTACTtgcatttatttttagaaaatgtaTCTTGCAGTGGAATCAGAGATGGGCAATGGCATGTTTtgtaatacacttttttttttttcctggttctAGTTGCTATGGATTTAATAGCTAATGGCAATAGTATTAAATGGTTAGGAAGCAAGACCTAAATCGCAAATCACATGGGTTTTCTTAGTCCATTAGAAAAATGTTTGGCTAAGCTGCACTTGTTTAGCTCTGACAGCAAATAATTACAAAATATCCAGTACCAAAAAATGGATGACCTATGGTAGTACCGAAAGTCAGAATTTCCCAATTTAGTATTGTTGATTTTAATAAACTTAGGTCATTGCTGGTATAGCTCTTTCGtgccctttacaaaaaaaaaaaaagaatttctttCTATATGCAATTTTGTTAACAAATaacgaggcacatttactaaaacagtgTAGTTTGCAtaaggcgccagattcatgaatattGGCACCTGTTCTTTATGgacctggcgccctctgcactgctccgatagAGTGCAACTTTAATATGggagcgtgcaacacacttctgttggactctgcatgataaatggggcgcatggtccaactgtgcatcataacacccatttcagtgacaaaatttgtgtcaaGTGTATAATGGCGCAGAcacgacacatatgtggcacagacATCTCTTAAATATACGTGGAAGCAGTTTacacataaaagaacgtgcaaagtttgacagaaaactGTCAAAAGGTCCTTACTATATGCGCCCCAATGTATGCATGGGCGTACCAGTCTTGAATGGGAGAAGAGGGATATGTTGGGAGCGGTTCTGGTGTGtatgaaggaaaaaaaatatatacttttttcAATAAGTAGACCCCCATAATTTATATACTGGGCAGGGCTTTCTCTTGATGAAGGGTTGTCTGTTTTGCCTTTCTGCCTATTGCCTGGTTGAAGAATGCAAACAATGTGTTCAAGCTACATTTACTTTAGTGCTGACATATTTTCAGGGATAGTGTACATTATTAGTttgctttttccaaaaaaatgttaaaaagtttaaaatttatgtttttcagATTGGAGGCAATAAGCACACAATGAATGAACATCTACACATAAGTAGCCATGGTCAGATCCAGGTGCAGCAACTATTTGAAGAGAACAGCAACAAACGGACCGTCCTGACGACCCAACCCAATGGTCTTACAGCTGTTAGTAAAACTGGATTACCTGTTGTTTCAGAAAGACAACTAGAAAGCACACACCGCAGACAAGGAAGTTCTAGTTCTTTGAAATCTTCAGATGGGACAACCAAAGTAAAGTCTTCTTCATTAACTCCAGAACAAGCAATGAAGCAATACATGCAAAAACTTACCGCCTTTGAGCACCATGAAATTTTCAACTATCCCGAAATTCATTTTGTGGGTCCAAATGCAAAGAAACGTCAAGGTGTGATTGGCGGCTCAAATAATGGTGGCTACGATGATGACCAAGGCTCATATGTGCAGGTGCCACATGATCACGTTGCTTACCGTTATGAAGTCCTTAAGGTAATTGGAAAAGGAAGCTTTGGACAAGTTGTGAAGGCTTATGATCACAAACTCCATCAGCACGTGGCCTTAAAAATGGTAAGGAATGAGAAACGTTTTCATCGACAGGCCGCCGAAGAAATCCGAATTCTAGAGCACCTAAAGAAGCAGGATAAAGATAACAACATGAATGTGATACACATGTTGGAAAACTTCACATTCCGGAATCATATCTGCATGACGTTTGAGCTGCTGAGCATGAACCTTTATGAGCTCATAAAGAAAAATAAGTTTCAGGGCTTCAGTCTGCCTTTAGTCCGCAAGTTTGCGCACTCTATTTTACAGTGCTTGGATGCTTTGCACAAAAACAGAATAATCCACTGTGACCTTAAACCTGAAAACATTTTGTTGAAGCAACAGGGTAGAAGTGGTATAAAAGTGATAGATTTTGGCTCAAGCTGTTATGAGCATCAGCGtgtgtacacatacatacagtcccGTTTTTATCGAGCTCCAGAGGTAATACTTGGTGGGCGTTATGGAATGCCAATTGACATGTGGAGCTTGGGGTGTATTCTGGCAGAATTGTTGACTGGTTATCCACTCTTACCTGGAGAAGATGAAGGCGATCAGTTGGCATGTATGATTGAATTACTGGGGATGCCATCCCAAAAACTGCTTGATTCTTCAAAGCGAGGCAAGAATTTTGTCAGCTCCAAAGGTTATCCACGTTATTGCACTGTTACAACCCTGCCTGATGGATCTGTGGTACTGAATGGCGGCCGTTCCCGAAGAGGAAAGTTACGAGGCCCTCCTTCAAGTAGGGACTGGGTGACTGCATTGAAAGGCTGTGATGATACCTTGTTTCTTGATTTTTTAGCACAATGTTTAGAATGGGATCCTGCTTTGCGAATGACGCCCAGCCAAGCCTTGCGACACCATTGGCTACGTAGACGCTTGCCAAAACCTCCAACTGGAGAGAAGGCTTCCTCCAAAAGAATAACTGAAAGCTCTGGTGCTATTACATCCATTTCTAAGTTACCTCCTACATCAGGCTCAGCTGCAAAACTAAGAACTAATTTGGCCCAAATGACTGATGCCAATGGAAATATTCAGCAAAGGACTGTGTTGCCAAAGCTTGTTAGCTGATGTAATGAACACCATTCTTATTGAGCCTTATGCGTACAGCTCAAATTCGGAAAAATTTTAATTGCTCAATTTATATGAATCCTTTATCTGTGCAGCCATtgtcgtcttttttttttttttttttttttttttagtagcgATGCAATTTTATATTTAAACATTGGGGACGATGctttaagttttattgttttttaagtatatcatttATGATTGGCGTTGCTTAAGAAGTGTCAAAATCAGTGGCTGGCCACTGACTAATGGTTGACTGTTAAACATAACTTATTGTTGCCAGAAGGTTTAATCACCATTCATGAATTTTATCGAGCCCTCTGTTATTTTAACTATTTCATGGATCCACATACACTGTAGTATGCTTGTGCATTGCACACTTCTAGTGAAAAGATAACCTGCACGGTATGTATTATGCATATCTCACAGGACTGAACAGATGAACAAAGTATTTTGAGTAAGTTACTGGTATAAAGGAAgtgaaacaataaaaatatataatcttaGGTACTTTGGGGGCAGGGAGGGTTATGATGGTGTAAACTTCAACATTGTTTTATGCCGATCCAACACCAGTCTTTGTCAGGCTAAACTAAAAGCCTTTTACTATGTTGTGCAGGGCCCTGGGTCATGAACTATAAAAGCAAAGATTCAAACAACACCAAAGAGAGAATCTTTGTTTCATGTTCTACTCCTTCAGGACCTGCACAGATTATGGCACAGTGTTAACAGTGTCTCAAGGAGTTCACATGGCAAAAGCTGTCttgcatatatctatctatctaaacgcCATTGTACACATGTATATTTGGCTTGGTGGAACATGCATCCTTCAATAATGGAAAACATATATTGTCTACCGCCATTGGAATTGGCTTATCTCCGGAGAACAAAAGGACCTCATGATCTTCCCAACGATATCTGATTTCATGGAACCCTTCTACACACTAGATGCATTCAGCCAGTAGTAATCTAAAATGTATGGGGAACTTTACAAGGGTTATCTGATATAAGGGGTTTCTGTATTTTAGGGgggtaaaaatggaaaatatgCTTGTAGatgggttaaaataaaaaaaatgaagcttTTAATTCATTTTTACCAACATCTACTTCATAGAACTTGGTTCTATCTTGACAGAGGAAGTGCCCACTTTAGTTAACGGTTGACTAAGTGTCTATTTCTTACGTCTTTAATGGGGCCAGAAATTAGAGATTAGCAAGGACACTGTAAGCGTTTAATCCGTGGGATGAGTAATGTTAACACTTCCCGAGCATGATTTAAAAATTTACTTCCTGGCACCAAGGTGCCTTTGTCTTCTTTTATTGCATAGTGACATCAGCCTATTTTTTGAACTTCtatctatatagatagatagatagatatgattctTTACCAAGACTGCATAGAAGGCCATTTTGAGGGTGACTGGTGATTTAATCCTGCAAGGACTATGTGTGTAATATTGGAAAGAATTGAAAACAGTGTTTGACTGTTAAACCTCTTAATTCGCACTGGACACGTTTTAGCTCTGTTTTTAGGAACACTTAAAGCATGGTCCCCTAATACTAAACTAATGCTAAAACCAACCACAGGATATCCATTTTCTTAAATTCCTTTGATAAAGGCAAAAATTCAGTGCCGTCAAATTTGGGGCTACATGTATTTTAATGCTTTGTTTTACAGTGTTGTTTCAGAGTAAATGATCTATAATATGAAGAAATGCTAGCCCTCTACACTAATGGTAGGAATGTATTTATTACAGAAGGCTATCTCTATATATTTAACAGACTAAATATCCACACTGGTAATTTGCACATTGTGTTTAGTAAAAACAAAACCACTGGCCATCACTGACCGTATACACTAAACACTAATTTAATGATGAGCTCATTAACATATTCTATGTTTCCTATGCCCACTGGGCAGTGAATGCACTTACATTGTCATCTGTTTTGTGTCTGTAGCTTGGAGTTCTGGAactccttaaagtgaacctgtcagatCTATCTGCTGCCCTATATGATGTGATAGAAGGTTTATGTGATGTGGGTTGCTGGATGATAAACAGATAAATCCTGCCTGGACTCATAGAGGAGATGGTGGGAGTCCTGCTTATCCCACCCACACAACACGATGTATATACACTAATATAGAGAGGGCTGCTGATTACTGTGTGGACCAGGAAGTCATGTATCCTCAAGGAGTCTCATCAGGATTTATCATGTGAGTGTAAATGTGTGTTTTAGAGCAGGAATCTTGTATAAAGGGCATGTATTACAGATGTTAGGTCTCCGTCATATCCTTTCGTTTAGGGCAACATAAATCCCCTGACCGGTTACCCTTTAAGGAATTTTATGAGATtaggaaaacatggctgcctttgTATTGATACTGTGCCACTTTGGTCTGTAGACTGTATGTTATGTTAGGGTTC
Proteins encoded:
- the DYRK2 gene encoding dual specificity tyrosine-phosphorylation-regulated kinase 2 isoform X1 — translated: MLTRKPCAAAAAHPSGRGSEGTSQLQPSPALPRSAAGTGPPSPVSLPPLRTSNATHTIGGNKHTMNEHLHISSHGQIQVQQLFEENSNKRTVLTTQPNGLTAVSKTGLPVVSERQLESTHRRQGSSSSLKSSDGTTKVKSSSLTPEQAMKQYMQKLTAFEHHEIFNYPEIHFVGPNAKKRQGVIGGSNNGGYDDDQGSYVQVPHDHVAYRYEVLKVIGKGSFGQVVKAYDHKLHQHVALKMVRNEKRFHRQAAEEIRILEHLKKQDKDNNMNVIHMLENFTFRNHICMTFELLSMNLYELIKKNKFQGFSLPLVRKFAHSILQCLDALHKNRIIHCDLKPENILLKQQGRSGIKVIDFGSSCYEHQRVYTYIQSRFYRAPEVILGGRYGMPIDMWSLGCILAELLTGYPLLPGEDEGDQLACMIELLGMPSQKLLDSSKRGKNFVSSKGYPRYCTVTTLPDGSVVLNGGRSRRGKLRGPPSSRDWVTALKGCDDTLFLDFLAQCLEWDPALRMTPSQALRHHWLRRRLPKPPTGEKASSKRITESSGAITSISKLPPTSGSAAKLRTNLAQMTDANGNIQQRTVLPKLVS
- the DYRK2 gene encoding dual specificity tyrosine-phosphorylation-regulated kinase 2 isoform X2, whose product is MGRGSEGTSQLQPSPALPRSAAGTGPPSPVSLPPLRTSNATHTIGGNKHTMNEHLHISSHGQIQVQQLFEENSNKRTVLTTQPNGLTAVSKTGLPVVSERQLESTHRRQGSSSSLKSSDGTTKVKSSSLTPEQAMKQYMQKLTAFEHHEIFNYPEIHFVGPNAKKRQGVIGGSNNGGYDDDQGSYVQVPHDHVAYRYEVLKVIGKGSFGQVVKAYDHKLHQHVALKMVRNEKRFHRQAAEEIRILEHLKKQDKDNNMNVIHMLENFTFRNHICMTFELLSMNLYELIKKNKFQGFSLPLVRKFAHSILQCLDALHKNRIIHCDLKPENILLKQQGRSGIKVIDFGSSCYEHQRVYTYIQSRFYRAPEVILGGRYGMPIDMWSLGCILAELLTGYPLLPGEDEGDQLACMIELLGMPSQKLLDSSKRGKNFVSSKGYPRYCTVTTLPDGSVVLNGGRSRRGKLRGPPSSRDWVTALKGCDDTLFLDFLAQCLEWDPALRMTPSQALRHHWLRRRLPKPPTGEKASSKRITESSGAITSISKLPPTSGSAAKLRTNLAQMTDANGNIQQRTVLPKLVS
- the DYRK2 gene encoding dual specificity tyrosine-phosphorylation-regulated kinase 2 isoform X3 encodes the protein MNEHLHISSHGQIQVQQLFEENSNKRTVLTTQPNGLTAVSKTGLPVVSERQLESTHRRQGSSSSLKSSDGTTKVKSSSLTPEQAMKQYMQKLTAFEHHEIFNYPEIHFVGPNAKKRQGVIGGSNNGGYDDDQGSYVQVPHDHVAYRYEVLKVIGKGSFGQVVKAYDHKLHQHVALKMVRNEKRFHRQAAEEIRILEHLKKQDKDNNMNVIHMLENFTFRNHICMTFELLSMNLYELIKKNKFQGFSLPLVRKFAHSILQCLDALHKNRIIHCDLKPENILLKQQGRSGIKVIDFGSSCYEHQRVYTYIQSRFYRAPEVILGGRYGMPIDMWSLGCILAELLTGYPLLPGEDEGDQLACMIELLGMPSQKLLDSSKRGKNFVSSKGYPRYCTVTTLPDGSVVLNGGRSRRGKLRGPPSSRDWVTALKGCDDTLFLDFLAQCLEWDPALRMTPSQALRHHWLRRRLPKPPTGEKASSKRITESSGAITSISKLPPTSGSAAKLRTNLAQMTDANGNIQQRTVLPKLVS